In one Brassica oleracea var. oleracea cultivar TO1000 chromosome C9, BOL, whole genome shotgun sequence genomic region, the following are encoded:
- the LOC106316061 gene encoding non-structural maintenance of chromosomes element 1 homolog, translating to MVSLSWKHHTLIQALISRGPLKEKEFQSIFTAVTGRNPGAAKKIFDKYLLEINKELSYVHFELRACRDQYDGQVCYGVVNTVSDDQSKLGTTYSVPQIAFFKGIIEAIAQDEAAQGCISGFDALNIRLENQLPSEASSSQQQQAPAAFKNFSMSQKDKTLDELVRDKWLCRTSEGNIGLGIRSLLDLRSWFRNNDVPSCEVCNEAGVKADLCPNEGCTVRIHKYCLKNLLSQRDDKVCSGCGKPWPLGKVTKEEAVEAAVDDEEENETQATTALRSKKRKQRSQRDSAENFSSQASLASSGAATRRRVTRSAAHLN from the exons ATGGTATCTCTAAGCTGGAAGCACCACACGCTAATTCAAGCTCTGATTTCGCGAGGCCCTCTCAAGGAGAAAGAGTTTCAATCCATCTTCACCGCCGTCACCGGCAGAAACCCAG GAGCTGCTAAGAAGATATTTGATAAGTACCTTCTTGAGATCAACAAAGAGCTCTCTTATGTTCACTTTGAGCTGAGGGCTTGTAGGGATCAGTATGATGGTCAAGTTTGTTACGGAGTTGTTAACACTGTCTCCGATGATCAGTCCAAACTCGGGACCACATATTCTGTTCCACAGATTGCCTTCTTTAAAGGCATT ATAGAAGCAATTGCACAGGATGAAGCTGCTCAAGGTTGCATATCTGGCTTTGATGCCCTCAATATCCGATTGGAGAATCAG TTACCAAGTGAAGCCAGCAGCAGTCAACAGCAGCAAGCCCCAGCTGCATTCAAGAACTTCTCAATGTCGCAAAAGGACAAAACTCTCGATGAGCTTGTAAGGGACAAATGGCTGTGCCGCACAAGTGAGGGTAACATCGGACTTGGTATACGATCTCTTCTTGACCTGCGCAGTTGGTTCAGGAACAATGATGTTCCCTCTTGTGAGGTTTGCAATGAAGCTGGTGTTAAG GCGGATTTGTGTCCAAATGAAGGTTGTACAGTCCGGATACACAAGTACTGCCTCAAAAACTTGTTATCTCAAAGG GATGATAAAGTTTGCTCAGGCTGCGGGAAGCCATGGCCTTTGGGTAAAGTTACAAAAGAAGAAGCTGTTGAAGCAGCAGTGGATGATGAGGAGGAAAACGAGACTCAAGCAACAACAGCTTTAAGGTCCAAGAAAAGAAAACAAAGGAGCCAAAGAGACTCAGCTGAAAACTTTTCTTCTCAGGCTTCTTTAGCCTCTAGTGGTGCTGCCACTAGGAGAAGAGTAACTCGTAGCGCTGCACACTTAAATTAG
- the LOC106316060 gene encoding ETHYLENE INSENSITIVE 3-like 2 protein: MYNTNIGMFPTLVTSPVPRFPEGETCFASLNTTCNDPTEEEMEIEELEKKIWKDKQRLKQLKEMSKNGLGRASLKQPPDDEHSRKRMMYQAQDGILKYMSKTMERCKAQGFVYGVVFQNGKTVTGSSDNLRGWWRDQVRFDRNGPAAILKHQREINLSATDGNELGYSEDGGECTAHKLLELQDTTLGALLSALMPNCKPPQRRYPLEKGVPPPWWPTGKEDWWGDLPLPDGCRGHPPAYRKPHGLKKMWKVGILIGVIRHMMASDINDIAKLVGRSTTLQEKMTSREGSLWLAALNREKAIASQSQEQPLTFSEEDGTGGETDTLFPEPADYDVEGSVGPRHRLNRQFHGFDNNNFNSVYNNKRRFEGESLHPGTNLTCENSPCPYSRPEMGFNDRVLRENHQMTCPYKQPTEPFYQPAEPFGMPYPDYNRSFYGNRPESQVGMQQQQQQQQVQSIPDNFTQSNNLYRPKAAERGGNTSVMNHNTNNGYAQTVGMENYHQNTNNGYAQTVGMENYHKNTNNGYAQTVGMENYHQNQDQDLSMPWIQ; the protein is encoded by the coding sequence ATGTATAACACCAATATAGGGATGTTCCCCACTTTAGTAACAAGCCCTGTGCCTCGTTTCCCCGAAGGAGAGACGTGTTTCGCATCGCTTAACACTACGTGCAACGACCCGACCGAAGAAGAAATGGAGATAGAGGAGCTTGAGAAGAAGATCTGGAAAGACAAGCAGCGTTTGAAGCAGCTCAAGGAGATGTCCAAGAACGGGCTAGGTAGAGCATCGTTGAAGCAGCCTCCTGACGATGAACATTCGAGAAAGAGAATGATGTACCAGGCACAGGATGGGATCTTAAAGTACATGTCCAAGACAATGGAGCGTTGCAAAGCTCAAGGCTTCGTGTACGGCGTCGTTTTCCAGAACGGGAAAACAGTAACGGGGTCTTCTGACAATCTCCGTGGATGGTGGAGAGACCAAGTGAGGTTTGATAGGAACGGACCAGCTGCTATACTGAAGCACCAGAGAGAGATCAATCTCTCCGCCACTGATGGAAATGAGTTAGGATACTCTGAGGATGGAGGAGAATGTACTGCACATAAGTTGCTTGAGCTGCAAGATACAACTCTAGGAGCTCTTTTATCTGCTCTGATGCCTAACTGCAAGCCTCCTCAGAGACGTTATCCCTTGGAGAAAGGCGTGCCGCCGCCTTGGTGGCCGACGGGGAAAGAAGACTGGTGGGGTGATCTGCCTTTACCCGATGGTTGTAGAGGACATCCTCCTGCTTACAGGAAGCCTCATGGCCTCAAGAAGATGTGGAAGGTTGGTATTTTGATTGGTGTGATCAGACATATGATGGCTTCAGACATTAACGACATAGCGAAGCTGGTGGGACGGTCTACGACTCTGCAGGAGAAGATGACTTCAAGAGAAGGCTCTTTATGGCTAGCTGCTTTGAACAGAGAGAAGGCTATTGCTAGTCAGAGTCAGGAGCAGCCTTTAACCTTCTCAGAAGAAGATGGAACTGGTGGCGAGACGGATACTCTATTCCCTGAACCAGCAGATTATGATGTTGAAGGAAGTGTTGGGCCTCGTCATCGTCTCAATCGGCAGTTTCATGGATTTGACAACAACAACTTCAATAGTGTTTATAACAACAAGAGGAGGTTTGAAGGAGAGTCACTTCATCCAGGAACGAACCTAACTTGTGAGAACAGTCCCTGTCCTTATAGCAGACCAGAGATGGGATTCAATGACAGGGTCTTAAGAGAGAATCACCAAATGACTTGTCCTTATAAACAACCCACTGAACCCTTTTACCAACCCGCTGAACCCTTTGGTATGCCTTATCCGGATTATAACCGGAGTTTTTATGGAAACAGACCGGAGAGCCAAGTGGGAATGCAGCAGCAGCAGCAGCAGCAGCAAGTTCAGAGCATTCCAGACAATTTTACTCAATCCAACAATCTCTACAGACCAAAAGCAGCAGAAAGAGGAGGTAATACTTCGGTGATGAATCATAATACCAACAATGGCTATGCGCAAACAGTAGGGATGGAGAACTATCATCAGAATACCAACAATGGCTATGCGCAAACAGTAGGGATGGAGAACTATCATAAGAATACCAACAATGGCTATGCGCAAACAGTAGGGATGGAGAACTATCATCAGAATCAAGATCAAGACTTGTCCATGCCTTGGATTCAGTGA